The Gammaproteobacteria bacterium genome contains a region encoding:
- a CDS encoding dihydrolipoamide acetyltransferase family protein, producing the protein MATKVHMEALSPTMEEGQVVKWLKAEGDQVAAGDLLAEIETDKATMELVARGDGVLRAILLSEGQAAPVGDVIAVIAAVDEDVSALVAAAGPASTASPATEAEEEPVRTAAPTATPPSPAVPPATTPPPTTPPPTPPVVRADTPAAPAAEARQDGGRLRASPVARRLASEAGLRLEAVVGSGPRGRIVKRDIEAALAAGTATAPAPIPDVPGEDFVDVPLTQIRKTIARRLVESLGPVPHFFLTADVDMARATELRRQFNELELGARISVNDIVIKATALALARHPECNAWWGGDHVRRHNRVHIGVAVAIDDGLITPVVRDAHARPIADISNEVKELAALARAKRLTPDQYTGSTFSISNLGMFGIEQFTGVINPPEAGILAVGAVEERPVALDGRVVVRPRMRITMSCDHRIIDGAQGARFLATLKDILEKPLSVLL; encoded by the coding sequence ATGGCCACCAAAGTGCACATGGAAGCCCTCTCCCCCACCATGGAGGAGGGGCAGGTCGTCAAGTGGCTCAAGGCGGAGGGTGACCAGGTCGCGGCCGGCGACCTGCTGGCCGAAATCGAGACCGACAAGGCGACCATGGAGCTGGTGGCGCGCGGCGACGGCGTGTTGCGCGCCATCCTGCTGAGCGAGGGACAGGCGGCGCCCGTGGGAGACGTGATCGCGGTGATCGCGGCCGTGGACGAAGACGTGTCGGCGCTGGTGGCGGCCGCTGGGCCGGCCTCGACCGCATCGCCGGCCACCGAGGCGGAGGAAGAGCCGGTTCGGACGGCCGCTCCAACCGCAACGCCTCCCTCCCCCGCGGTGCCGCCTGCCACAACGCCGCCTCCGACCACTCCGCCCCCCACACCTCCCGTCGTCCGGGCGGATACCCCGGCCGCGCCTGCCGCGGAGGCCCGCCAGGACGGCGGCCGGCTGAGGGCATCGCCCGTCGCCCGCCGCCTGGCGAGCGAGGCAGGCCTCCGTCTGGAAGCAGTCGTGGGATCCGGGCCGCGGGGCAGAATCGTCAAGCGCGACATCGAGGCCGCCCTGGCCGCCGGAACGGCGACGGCTCCCGCGCCCATTCCGGACGTCCCGGGCGAGGACTTCGTGGACGTCCCGCTCACCCAGATCCGCAAGACGATCGCGCGCCGGCTGGTCGAGTCCCTGGGGCCGGTACCGCACTTCTTCCTCACGGCCGATGTCGACATGGCCCGGGCGACCGAGCTGCGCCGCCAGTTCAACGAGCTTGAACTGGGCGCCCGCATCTCCGTCAACGACATCGTCATCAAGGCGACGGCGCTCGCGCTTGCCCGCCATCCCGAGTGCAACGCCTGGTGGGGCGGCGACCATGTGCGCCGACACAACCGCGTCCACATCGGCGTCGCGGTGGCCATCGACGACGGGCTCATTACGCCGGTGGTGCGCGATGCGCACGCGCGCCCGATCGCGGATATCTCCAACGAGGTGAAGGAGCTGGCTGCGCTCGCCCGGGCGAAGCGCCTGACGCCCGATCAGTACACGGGATCCACCTTCTCGATCTCGAACCTGGGGATGTTCGGCATCGAACAGTTCACCGGGGTCATCAACCCGCCCGAAGCCGGAATCCTGGCGGTGGGCGCGGTCGAGGAACGGCCGGTGGCGCTCGATGGCCGGGTCGTGGTCCGGCCCCGCATGCGCATCACCATGAGCTGCGACCACCGCATCATCGACGGAGCCCAGGGGGCTCGCTTCCTGGCGACGCTGAAGGACATCCTGGAGAAGCCGCTGAGCGTACTGCTCTAG
- the msrA gene encoding peptide-methionine (S)-S-oxide reductase MsrA has translation MSERGLETATLGGGCFWCLEAVYLELRGVQGVDSGYAGGHVQDPTYQQVCTGATGHAEVVRIMFSPDEITFRELLEVFFTIHDPTTLNRQGADVGTQYRSAIFHHSPEQEAVAREVIAELEDQGLWRSPIVTELVPAGRFFPAEAYHRNYFARNPSQGYCRAVVAPKVAKARAKFFDRLRRT, from the coding sequence ATGAGCGAGAGAGGTCTTGAGACCGCCACCCTGGGCGGGGGATGTTTCTGGTGCCTGGAGGCGGTGTACCTGGAGTTGCGCGGCGTGCAGGGGGTGGACTCGGGATACGCCGGCGGTCATGTGCAGGACCCGACCTACCAACAGGTCTGCACCGGCGCCACCGGGCATGCCGAAGTGGTCCGCATCATGTTTTCCCCGGATGAGATCACGTTCCGGGAGCTGCTCGAGGTCTTCTTTACGATTCACGACCCGACGACCCTGAACCGCCAGGGAGCCGACGTGGGCACCCAGTACCGCTCGGCCATCTTCCATCATTCGCCGGAGCAGGAGGCCGTGGCGCGGGAGGTGATCGCAGAGCTCGAGGATCAGGGACTGTGGCGTTCTCCGATCGTGACCGAACTGGTTCCGGCGGGCCGGTTCTTCCCCGCCGAGGCCTATCACCGCAACTACTTTGCGCGCAATCCGAGCCAAGGATATTGTCGCGCCGTGGTGGCGCCCAAGGTCGCGAAGGCGCGGGCGAAGTTCTTCGACAGGCTGAGGAGGACCTAG
- a CDS encoding ectonucleotide pyrophosphatase/phosphodiesterase: MLPEAVKMTAEFQRYKGIRRAGGSWIGRGLRASGLTSAGIVILALWLVGCTSVPQAPGGGDAAATAESGPGAGRNDPRHLDKPYVVMVSFDGFRHDYVEMFNTPNFDRVAAEGARAEGLIPVFPSLTFPAHYSIATGLYPGSHGLVANTFYDREFDRFYSLSDRETVEDGQWYGGEPIWVTAEKQGMVSAAFYFVGTEADIQGIRPNRWKRFDPIVPNRERVDTVLTWLALPAETRPHMVSLYFAEVDYAGHRFGPRGIPEVAEAVDLVDRALGRLLDGIDALPHGDEVYVVLVSDHGMSNVRPDGHYALDHIADMSGAHLTSGGTVGILHVEGSDARIEELRASLDEGMPHARVYRNREAPPELHVNGHPRFGDLVVVPEEGYTIGIGPRRGSSRGMHGWDPSYSSMHGIFLVKGPGIEPGTRLPRIEGVDIYPFMARVLELEPAEGIEGDPDALAALARR, encoded by the coding sequence GTGCTGCCGGAAGCCGTGAAGATGACCGCAGAGTTCCAGCGCTACAAGGGGATTCGCCGGGCCGGCGGATCGTGGATCGGCCGAGGATTGCGTGCGTCGGGCCTGACCTCGGCCGGGATCGTCATTCTGGCGCTCTGGCTGGTGGGCTGCACCAGTGTGCCACAAGCCCCGGGTGGCGGTGACGCGGCCGCGACCGCCGAGTCCGGTCCGGGAGCCGGCCGGAACGACCCCCGCCATCTCGACAAGCCTTATGTCGTAATGGTGTCGTTCGACGGGTTTCGGCACGACTACGTGGAGATGTTCAACACACCCAACTTCGACCGCGTGGCGGCCGAGGGTGCTCGCGCCGAAGGGCTCATTCCGGTCTTCCCCTCGCTGACCTTCCCCGCGCACTACTCCATCGCTACCGGGCTTTACCCAGGGAGCCACGGGCTCGTAGCCAACACCTTCTACGACCGGGAGTTCGACCGCTTCTACTCCCTCTCCGACCGCGAGACCGTGGAGGACGGCCAGTGGTACGGGGGCGAGCCCATCTGGGTGACCGCCGAGAAACAGGGGATGGTGAGCGCCGCGTTCTACTTCGTGGGTACCGAGGCAGACATCCAGGGCATCCGGCCCAACCGCTGGAAGCGCTTCGACCCCATCGTCCCGAACCGGGAGCGCGTCGACACGGTGCTGACATGGCTCGCTCTTCCAGCCGAGACACGCCCGCACATGGTCTCTCTCTATTTTGCGGAGGTGGACTACGCCGGGCATCGGTTCGGCCCCAGAGGGATTCCCGAGGTGGCGGAAGCGGTGGATCTGGTGGACCGGGCGCTGGGACGCCTTCTGGATGGCATCGACGCGCTGCCCCACGGAGACGAGGTGTACGTCGTGCTCGTGTCCGACCACGGGATGAGCAACGTCCGGCCGGACGGGCACTACGCGCTGGACCATATCGCCGACATGTCCGGTGCCCACCTCACCTCGGGAGGGACCGTGGGCATCCTGCACGTCGAGGGAAGCGACGCGCGGATCGAGGAGCTTCGCGCCTCGCTCGACGAGGGGATGCCGCACGCGCGGGTCTACCGGAACCGGGAGGCGCCCCCGGAACTGCATGTGAACGGCCACCCCCGTTTCGGAGATCTCGTCGTGGTCCCGGAGGAGGGGTACACGATCGGCATCGGCCCGCGCCGGGGAAGCAGTCGGGGGATGCACGGATGGGACCCCTCGTATTCGTCCATGCACGGCATCTTTCTCGTGAAGGGACCGGGAATCGAGCCGGGCACCCGGCTACCCCGAATCGAGGGGGTGGACATCTATCCCTTCATGGCGCGCGTGCTGGAACTCGAGCCTGCGGAGGGAATCGAGGGTGATCCAGATGCCCTGGCGGCGCTCGCACGCAGATAG
- a CDS encoding DUF1295 domain-containing protein, which translates to MLGLDFIDLPLGGTPFGTALELCLVLALVAWLLSVITREVSWIDRLWSICPPVYCLIVAASVGFAFPRVMLMTALVVAWGVRLTYNFARRGGYRPGGEDYRWAHVRKRFGPVGFQVLNITVVHPGQMLLIWLFTSPVHRAWQFPDTPLGSLDFLAAAVFLTLLAGETIADRQMWDFQQDKKRRMASGEEIRQPFMTRGLYRYSRHPNYFCEMGMWWVFYLFAVAASGEWVHWTVLGCIGLTLLFVPSLRMTEEISAAKYPGYREYQAVVPALIPFPRKDGAKTAD; encoded by the coding sequence ATGCTCGGGCTCGATTTTATCGACCTTCCCCTGGGGGGCACGCCGTTCGGGACCGCGCTCGAATTGTGCCTGGTGCTCGCGCTGGTGGCCTGGCTCCTGTCCGTCATCACCCGCGAGGTCTCCTGGATCGACCGGCTTTGGTCCATCTGCCCGCCGGTCTATTGCCTGATCGTCGCCGCCTCGGTGGGCTTCGCCTTCCCGCGCGTGATGCTCATGACGGCGCTTGTGGTCGCATGGGGCGTCCGCCTGACGTACAACTTCGCCCGCAGGGGCGGGTACCGGCCGGGCGGCGAGGACTATCGCTGGGCGCACGTCCGCAAACGGTTCGGCCCGGTGGGCTTCCAGGTGCTCAACATCACCGTCGTCCACCCCGGCCAGATGCTGCTCATCTGGCTGTTCACCTCCCCGGTCCACCGGGCGTGGCAATTCCCGGACACGCCCCTCGGCTCGCTTGACTTCCTGGCCGCCGCCGTGTTCCTCACCCTCCTGGCCGGCGAGACCATTGCCGATCGGCAGATGTGGGACTTCCAGCAGGACAAGAAGCGCCGGATGGCCAGCGGCGAGGAGATCCGGCAGCCGTTCATGACCCGCGGGCTCTATCGCTACAGCCGGCATCCCAACTACTTCTGCGAGATGGGCATGTGGTGGGTGTTCTACCTGTTCGCGGTCGCCGCATCCGGTGAATGGGTGCACTGGACGGTTCTCGGCTGCATCGGGCTCACGCTTCTGTTCGTTCCGTCCCTGCGCATGACCGAGGAGATATCCGCCGCGAAGTATCCCGGCTACCGCGAGTACCAGGCAGTCGTGCCCGCGCTGATCCCGTTTCCCCGGAAGGACGGGGCAAAGACCGCGGATTGA
- a CDS encoding peptidyl-alpha-hydroxyglycine alpha-amidating lyase family protein, whose product MFATDDSKLAISLAMVLALAAGACAPADSGGDESAGAEMADPTDVPDPAMAGDLPNPTSEVVIGFGPLPDEREWGSTAGVDIGPDGQLWAYDRCGGNALTDGCGTSDVDPILKFDRETGEVLTSFGAGLFILPHGLHVDQDGNVWVTDSSGDAEQTKGHQVFKFSPEGEILMTLGTRGVAGSGPDHFNQPCDVITTPEGYIFVSDGHSGQNANVPPGATGRIIKFSPEGEYMMEWGQIGTGPGEFRTPHALELDSQGRLFVADRGNHRIQIFDQEGNLLDTYYQFSRISGLFIDDNDMLYAIDSESNPNNHPDWMTGIRVGHASEDRVTAFIPPHPVEDRPHGAAGEGVAVDAEGNVYAAEGPISRPFAGGGLTKYVRAP is encoded by the coding sequence ATGTTCGCGACCGACGACTCCAAGCTCGCCATCAGCCTCGCCATGGTCCTCGCCCTGGCCGCCGGGGCATGCGCGCCAGCCGACAGCGGAGGGGACGAATCCGCTGGGGCCGAGATGGCCGATCCGACCGATGTGCCCGATCCCGCCATGGCCGGCGATCTGCCCAACCCCACGTCCGAGGTCGTCATCGGCTTCGGACCGCTGCCGGATGAGCGGGAATGGGGGTCCACGGCGGGTGTGGACATAGGGCCCGACGGACAGCTCTGGGCCTACGACCGCTGTGGCGGGAACGCGCTCACCGACGGCTGCGGCACATCCGACGTGGATCCCATCCTCAAGTTCGACCGCGAAACCGGAGAGGTGCTCACCAGCTTCGGCGCGGGGCTCTTCATTCTCCCGCACGGGCTGCACGTGGATCAGGACGGGAACGTCTGGGTCACCGACTCATCGGGCGACGCAGAGCAGACAAAGGGCCATCAGGTCTTCAAGTTCAGCCCCGAGGGCGAGATCCTCATGACGCTCGGGACGCGCGGCGTCGCCGGGAGCGGTCCGGATCACTTCAACCAGCCCTGCGATGTCATCACCACGCCCGAGGGCTACATCTTCGTATCCGACGGCCACAGCGGCCAGAACGCGAACGTTCCTCCCGGCGCGACCGGGCGCATCATCAAGTTCAGCCCCGAGGGCGAGTACATGATGGAATGGGGCCAGATCGGGACGGGCCCCGGGGAATTCCGGACGCCGCACGCGTTGGAGCTGGACTCCCAGGGACGCCTCTTCGTGGCGGACCGCGGCAACCACCGCATCCAGATCTTCGATCAGGAAGGCAACCTTCTCGACACCTACTACCAGTTCAGCCGGATCAGCGGGCTCTTCATCGACGACAACGACATGCTGTACGCCATCGACTCGGAGTCGAACCCGAACAACCATCCGGACTGGATGACCGGGATCCGCGTTGGCCACGCCAGCGAAGACAGGGTCACGGCGTTCATTCCACCCCACCCGGTGGAAGACAGGCCCCACGGCGCCGCGGGAGAGGGTGTCGCAGTGGACGCGGAGGGCAACGTCTACGCCGCCGAGGGCCCGATTTCGCGGCCGTTCGCGGGCGGAGGGCTGACGAAGTACGTGCGGGCTCCCTGA
- a CDS encoding protein-disulfide reductase DsbD family protein → MAAVVPILTAVPLQAQVRLHGPVPGRPAVSAEVVPGSIVRQADALSLRISVEVPSEHHGYIDKGDDGFFIPFSFSFPDFEGTGVGVEMTAAPAGTRDDGVRAQVLRGRGEFGFLLVPAPRPDTEATAILRYQICNDVTQRCYPPARLPIPIGWSGPSEGPGGR, encoded by the coding sequence TTGGCCGCCGTCGTCCCGATCCTGACGGCGGTGCCTCTTCAGGCGCAGGTGCGCCTGCACGGACCCGTACCCGGTCGCCCTGCGGTCTCTGCCGAGGTGGTGCCGGGAAGCATCGTACGGCAAGCGGATGCCTTGTCGCTCCGAATCTCGGTGGAGGTCCCGAGCGAACATCATGGGTACATCGACAAGGGGGACGACGGATTCTTCATTCCGTTCTCGTTCTCTTTCCCCGACTTCGAGGGAACCGGGGTGGGCGTCGAGATGACCGCCGCGCCAGCCGGTACGAGAGACGACGGGGTAAGGGCGCAGGTGCTGAGGGGCCGGGGCGAGTTCGGGTTTCTGCTCGTACCGGCACCGAGGCCTGATACGGAGGCGACTGCCATCCTTCGATATCAGATTTGCAACGACGTGACGCAACGGTGCTATCCGCCCGCCAGGCTGCCCATCCCGATTGGGTGGAGCGGACCATCGGAGGGACCCGGAGGACGCTGA
- a CDS encoding ASPIC/UnbV domain-containing protein produces MRSDEHPGALQLETDLYSRASERLQSGASFSGHERNHVFLNRNGDDYVEVSGISGLDHPGDSRAFAVLDFDRDGWQDLAVVNANAPLFQLFRNRMGERGDAGRMVAIRFEGGNRFAFPASEWSSRDAYGARVILEVEGRELLREHRAGEGLAAQNSATLHVGIGDAEEVTRLEVRWPSGRRSDATAVPAGTLVTAYEDPSASPTGAPFVLTPYRVRGQQPAVTASVEPIVTTSSANASIRAAQDVLPGERARLILYTTVATWCAPCLAELPSLDLLRTSFTSAELEIFGVPYDPEESPEVLAAWSARYEPPYRILSELKPGQRNAVIQGALEALRIDGLPAAVVTDSEGEVLLVRWGPPSVSELRVLLENQEHGK; encoded by the coding sequence GTGCGCTCGGACGAACATCCCGGGGCGCTTCAGCTCGAAACCGACCTCTATTCGAGAGCGTCGGAGCGGCTCCAGTCGGGAGCATCGTTCAGCGGACACGAGCGCAATCACGTGTTTCTCAACCGGAACGGCGACGACTACGTCGAGGTCTCCGGCATCTCCGGTCTGGATCATCCCGGAGACAGCAGGGCGTTCGCCGTTCTCGACTTCGATCGAGACGGGTGGCAGGACCTAGCGGTGGTCAACGCGAACGCACCGCTGTTCCAGCTCTTCCGGAATCGGATGGGCGAGCGGGGTGATGCGGGCCGGATGGTGGCGATTCGCTTCGAGGGGGGAAACCGGTTTGCCTTCCCGGCCAGCGAGTGGAGCAGCCGGGATGCGTACGGAGCCCGCGTAATCCTGGAGGTCGAAGGCCGCGAACTGCTTCGCGAGCATCGCGCGGGCGAGGGTCTCGCCGCGCAGAACTCGGCGACGCTGCACGTCGGAATCGGTGACGCGGAAGAGGTGACCAGGCTCGAAGTACGCTGGCCGTCAGGGCGGCGGTCCGACGCCACGGCCGTCCCCGCGGGGACGCTGGTCACCGCCTACGAGGATCCTTCGGCTTCGCCCACGGGGGCTCCGTTCGTCCTGACGCCATACCGGGTACGCGGCCAGCAGCCCGCGGTTACCGCATCCGTGGAGCCCATCGTCACCACCAGTTCCGCGAACGCGTCGATCCGGGCCGCGCAGGACGTCCTTCCGGGCGAGCGCGCCCGTCTCATCCTCTATACGACCGTGGCCACATGGTGCGCCCCGTGCCTCGCCGAGCTTCCGAGCCTCGACCTACTGAGAACCTCCTTCACAAGCGCGGAGTTGGAGATCTTCGGGGTGCCCTACGACCCGGAAGAGTCGCCGGAGGTCCTGGCCGCCTGGTCGGCGCGATACGAGCCACCATATCGCATCCTCTCCGAGCTGAAACCCGGGCAGCGCAATGCGGTGATTCAGGGCGCACTTGAGGCCTTGCGCATCGACGGGCTCCCCGCAGCCGTCGTCACCGATTCGGAGGGTGAGGTGCTCCTCGTGCGCTGGGGACCGCCGTCGGTCTCGGAACTGCGCGTCCTGCTCGAGAATCAGGAGCACGGCAAGTGA
- a CDS encoding VCBS repeat-containing protein, producing MLICATAASAQEPPSGWEEMVASEEAIVQVSPHIERLGHSILNLHLPDESTRTVFGDVVEVVDLVSVEPRSGNALGVVGRSSHDPAASNVSRRDLALWRPLLDHIEYFDHARFQVIRGQLSEDDPGRLETDLGFEALARVPDGRLWLRGDLTVTWTAGAPLEEDGPPTWSIVEWRTGELRTMAADQLLFEEILDQVLEPEALGSARRSIHEEFVLEYLLDPDGFQRPTPYFDVQSADRHPGVAVTDVNGDGFDDVYVMARWGPNQFFQNQGDGTFEEVAARIGLDVSHFTSSALFADFDNDGDQDVFLGRTLQPSVYLVNEGGRFVDRSLDLLDDPLPALVSSVSAVDYDSDGLLDLYVSTFAAALHPIETMAFLDQPDGQRLWALATGGDNHVIKNKFGPPNVLLRNRGGGRFARVDDTTLSLFRNTYQSTWADYDNDGDMDVYVVNDFAPNNLYRNDGGGGFTDVTAATGTADLGFGMGASWGDYDADGLQDLYVTNMHSKAGLRIAARLNDVDGNFRRMARGNTLFRNRMDGFEQVSSLKRPGLPVEAAGWGWGSQFLDLDNDSDLDIHALSGFYTAPSAVELPVDI from the coding sequence ATGTTGATCTGCGCGACGGCGGCCAGCGCCCAGGAGCCTCCGTCCGGTTGGGAAGAGATGGTCGCCTCCGAGGAAGCCATCGTTCAGGTCTCACCTCACATCGAGCGTCTCGGCCACTCGATCCTGAACCTCCACCTCCCCGATGAGTCCACACGGACGGTGTTCGGAGACGTCGTTGAGGTCGTGGATCTCGTTTCGGTCGAGCCCCGAAGCGGAAATGCGCTCGGCGTGGTCGGGCGGAGTTCCCACGATCCCGCGGCGAGTAACGTTTCCCGACGGGATCTGGCTCTCTGGCGGCCGCTCCTGGATCACATTGAGTACTTCGACCACGCCAGGTTCCAGGTGATTCGCGGTCAGCTGTCGGAGGACGATCCGGGACGCCTCGAGACCGACCTGGGCTTCGAAGCCCTGGCACGCGTCCCGGACGGCCGGCTCTGGTTGCGCGGCGACCTGACGGTCACATGGACGGCCGGGGCTCCGCTGGAAGAGGATGGGCCGCCCACATGGAGCATCGTGGAGTGGCGAACCGGAGAGCTGCGGACGATGGCGGCCGACCAGCTCCTCTTCGAAGAAATCCTGGATCAGGTCCTGGAGCCCGAAGCGCTCGGCTCGGCCCGGCGCTCGATACACGAGGAGTTCGTCCTCGAGTACCTGCTCGATCCGGACGGCTTCCAGCGTCCCACGCCCTATTTCGATGTGCAGTCGGCGGATCGTCATCCGGGGGTTGCGGTCACTGATGTGAACGGAGACGGCTTCGATGACGTGTACGTCATGGCACGCTGGGGTCCGAACCAGTTCTTCCAGAACCAGGGTGACGGAACCTTCGAGGAAGTCGCCGCACGAATCGGCCTCGACGTGTCCCATTTCACTTCCTCGGCGCTGTTCGCCGACTTCGACAACGACGGCGACCAGGACGTCTTTCTCGGCCGGACGCTGCAGCCGAGCGTCTACCTGGTGAACGAGGGCGGCCGTTTCGTCGATCGTTCGCTCGACCTGCTCGACGATCCGCTGCCGGCACTCGTCTCGTCGGTCTCCGCCGTCGACTACGACAGCGACGGCCTGCTCGACCTCTACGTCTCCACCTTCGCCGCCGCCCTGCATCCGATCGAGACGATGGCGTTCCTCGACCAGCCGGATGGACAGCGTCTGTGGGCGCTTGCGACCGGCGGCGATAATCACGTCATCAAGAACAAGTTCGGGCCGCCCAACGTCCTCCTGCGCAACCGGGGCGGTGGCCGGTTCGCGCGCGTGGACGACACGACGCTCAGCCTTTTCAGGAACACATACCAGTCCACCTGGGCCGACTACGACAATGACGGCGACATGGACGTGTACGTGGTGAACGACTTCGCGCCCAACAACCTCTACCGCAACGACGGCGGGGGCGGCTTCACGGACGTCACGGCGGCGACCGGAACGGCCGACCTCGGCTTCGGCATGGGGGCATCGTGGGGAGACTATGACGCCGACGGCCTGCAGGATCTCTATGTGACGAACATGCACAGCAAGGCGGGCCTGCGGATCGCCGCCCGGTTGAACGACGTCGACGGTAACTTCAGGCGAATGGCCCGTGGCAATACGCTGTTCCGAAACCGGATGGACGGGTTTGAGCAGGTCTCCAGCCTCAAGCGGCCCGGGCTGCCGGTCGAGGCCGCGGGTTGGGGATGGGGAAGCCAGTTTCTCGACCTGGACAACGACTCGGATCTCGACATCCATGCTCTGAGCGGGTTCTATACCGCTCCGTCGGCGGTCGAGCTGCCGGTGGACATATGA
- a CDS encoding RagB/SusD family nutrient uptake outer membrane protein — protein MRNRFQYHRGYHLSVGGLTLVLTLSFLGCDNLLEVELPGATTAEALDDPGFATLLTTSVQGEFECAYSSFVWGTSHLGGEIIGGFVEAGGAEWLQRNITPASSDYVGSGCGGTGVYAPMATARALADDVIGRLQSWTDQEVAGRGELLAKANLYAGFNYVIFGDAMCTAAFDNGPELQPAAMFELARDRFSEATSAGDAEIRNAAYVGLARANLSLGDNQAALSAAEQVSPGFSYDVTRSSANNARRNIIYLNNNQNRRISVDPHYWDVTWMGVPDPRVDVANTGGKTTDGVTDLWLQTKYGSDSAPYRLASHVEAQLIIAEVAGGQRAVDIINELHAAAGIPPFEGGSEAEIRAQVIEERRREFFLEGKRFGDLRRYGGFDEWTKGTHPFTPITYGGNECMPLPNVERFNNPSLSG, from the coding sequence ATGCGCAATCGATTTCAATACCATCGCGGTTATCACCTGAGCGTTGGCGGGTTGACGCTGGTTCTGACGCTGTCATTCCTCGGGTGTGACAACCTTCTGGAGGTGGAACTCCCCGGGGCTACAACTGCCGAAGCACTGGATGATCCGGGGTTCGCCACCCTGTTAACCACCAGCGTGCAGGGCGAGTTCGAATGTGCGTACTCGAGCTTCGTCTGGGGCACGTCCCATTTGGGAGGGGAGATCATCGGCGGGTTTGTAGAGGCGGGAGGCGCCGAGTGGCTGCAGCGCAACATCACGCCCGCGAGCAGCGACTATGTCGGGAGCGGCTGCGGCGGCACCGGTGTGTACGCGCCGATGGCGACGGCCCGCGCACTTGCGGACGACGTGATCGGGAGGCTCCAGTCCTGGACGGACCAGGAGGTGGCGGGCCGAGGCGAGCTGCTCGCGAAGGCCAACCTGTACGCGGGGTTCAACTACGTCATCTTCGGCGACGCAATGTGCACCGCGGCCTTCGACAACGGCCCTGAGCTGCAGCCGGCGGCCATGTTCGAACTGGCGAGAGACCGCTTCAGCGAGGCCACCTCTGCGGGCGACGCCGAGATCAGGAATGCCGCCTACGTCGGGCTCGCCCGGGCCAATCTCTCGCTGGGAGACAATCAAGCGGCGCTCTCCGCAGCCGAGCAGGTCTCGCCCGGCTTCAGCTACGACGTGACCCGCTCGTCCGCCAACAACGCGCGCCGGAACATCATCTACCTGAACAACAACCAGAATCGCCGGATTTCCGTCGACCCGCACTACTGGGACGTGACCTGGATGGGGGTGCCCGATCCGAGGGTGGACGTCGCGAACACGGGCGGCAAGACAACCGACGGCGTGACGGACCTGTGGCTCCAGACCAAGTACGGTTCGGATTCCGCGCCCTATCGGCTCGCGAGCCATGTGGAGGCCCAGTTGATCATCGCCGAGGTCGCGGGAGGCCAGAGGGCCGTTGATATCATCAACGAGCTGCATGCCGCGGCGGGCATCCCACCCTTCGAGGGCGGTTCGGAGGCCGAGATCCGGGCCCAGGTCATCGAGGAGCGGCGGCGCGAGTTCTTCCTTGAAGGGAAGAGGTTCGGCGACCTGCGCCGCTACGGCGGGTTTGACGAGTGGACCAAGGGCACGCATCCGTTCACCCCCATCACATATGGGGGCAACGAGTGCATGCCCCTGCCCAATGTGGAGCGATTCAACAATCCCAGCCTCTCGGGCTGA